In the genome of Zobellia nedashkovskayae, the window GGTAGACCATTCTAACAACGTCAAAAAATTTGGCCAGATATTTATTTATCATTTGGGCCGGTTAATGGCCTATGGTATCATCGGACTCATTTTTGGCTTTCTAGGAAAAGGATTATCCATTTTTGGTGCACAGCAAAAACTCTCCATAGCTATTGGAGTTTTGATGATTCTAGTTGTACTAATTCCATATAAAACTTTCAGTAAATACAACCTGTCAAAACCCATTTATAAAGTCATCTCTAAAGTTAAGAACCAACTAGGCAAAGAATTAAAGAAAAAGTCTCCGGATACCTTTTTAACTATTGGTTTCCTAAACGGATTTCTACCTTGCGGTTTAGTTTATATGGCACTTTTTGGAGCAGTTGCCATGGGCAATGCTTTACAAGGTAGCCTGTATATGATGTTATTTGGTTTAGGAACTGTGCCTTTAATGACGGTTGCTATTTATTTTAGTAACTTATTAAAAGGTGGTATACGTCAAAAAGTACAGAAAGCCATTCCTGTTTTTGTGGTGATAATTGGTCTACTTTTTATCCTTAGAGGTCTTGGATTGGGTATCCCCTACGTATCACCAGCACCTGTTACACAAATAGCTTCAAGCGCTATAGATTGCCATAATTAACGGCTGCGGCCACCAAACAATTTTCTTATGAAACCGTTACCTAACGAAATTGTACTTCGCCCAAGGTTTCAATTGGATGTTGCCGGAACCAGTGACCATATTCTTCAAAAGTTTGAGACTGCCGGTTACCCTCCTTTTTTGGTAAAAAGACTAGATGAACATGTCTTTCTTAAATTCGACGTTAAGAACAACCATTTCTGGTCGCCTCAACTCCACTTGCAGATAGATAAATTAGATGCTTCCAACTGCCGTGTACATGGTATATTTGGGCCTAACCCTACCCTATGGACCTTCTTTATGTTTATCCATTTTGCGGTAGCATGCTTATTCATCATCATAGGAATTTGGGCGTATTCAAGCGCATCTTTAAACAAGCCCTACCACTTACAACTAGGGTTAATGGCTATGATA includes:
- a CDS encoding sulfite exporter TauE/SafE family protein — its product is MILSAVILGLMGSLHCVGMCGPIAFMLPVDHSNNVKKFGQIFIYHLGRLMAYGIIGLIFGFLGKGLSIFGAQQKLSIAIGVLMILVVLIPYKTFSKYNLSKPIYKVISKVKNQLGKELKKKSPDTFLTIGFLNGFLPCGLVYMALFGAVAMGNALQGSLYMMLFGLGTVPLMTVAIYFSNLLKGGIRQKVQKAIPVFVVIIGLLFILRGLGLGIPYVSPAPVTQIASSAIDCHN
- a CDS encoding GTP-binding protein, which codes for MKPLPNEIVLRPRFQLDVAGTSDHILQKFETAGYPPFLVKRLDEHVFLKFDVKNNHFWSPQLHLQIDKLDASNCRVHGIFGPNPTLWTFFMFIHFAVACLFIIIGIWAYSSASLNKPYHLQLGLMAMIVVVWFVLYFFGRSGKRKGKPQMEELYGFMMKVLT